In the genome of Drosophila yakuba strain Tai18E2 chromosome 3R, Prin_Dyak_Tai18E2_2.1, whole genome shotgun sequence, one region contains:
- the LOC6537729 gene encoding protein suppressor of variegation 3-7 isoform X2, whose protein sequence is MWSTSNAYEKTTTENEDSEVHEDTYIKEEDHIEPERKSSQLIKRNNIALRRNQLPYLRPMPQNRQELVKSIEQDRELLAAYFKRLSSQRDEVTSPEAAPPAAEPPVPQRNSYDLFFESACISVKGLPPKLAAEAKSRISQIITEFEIRAISEMEEQERKMRAQTRMDNASGVVYEFRPCS, encoded by the exons ATGTGGAGCACATCGAATGCGTATGAGAAGACGACCACTGAAAATGAGGACAGCGAAGTGCATGAAGATACGTACATTAAGGAAGAAGATCACATAGAG CCCGAGAGGAAAAGTTCGCAGCTCATCAAGCGAAACAACATAGCACTACGGAGAAACCAGTTACCCTATTTAAGACCTATGCCGCAGAACCGCCAGGAACTTGTTAAGAGCATCGAACAAGATCGTGAACTTCTGGCGGCGTACTTCAAAAGATTGAGCTCCCAGCGAGATGAAGTCACTTCACCAGAAGCAGCTCCACCGGCAGCTGAACCGCCTGTGCCTCAAAGGAATAGCTACGATCTATTCTTTGAGAGCGCCTGCATCAGTGTCAAAGGTTTGCCACCCAAACTGGCGGCGGAAGCCAAGAGCCGCATCTCCCAGATTATTACCGAGTTCGAAATCCGCGCCATCTCAGAaatggaggagcaggagcgcAAAATGCGGGCGCAGACCAGAATGGATAATGCGTCCGGGGTTGTCTACGAGTTTCGTCCCTGCTCGTAA
- the LOC6537729 gene encoding protein suppressor of variegation 3-7 isoform X1, whose protein sequence is MWSTSNAYEKTTTENEDSEVHEDTYIKEEDHIEQPERKSSQLIKRNNIALRRNQLPYLRPMPQNRQELVKSIEQDRELLAAYFKRLSSQRDEVTSPEAAPPAAEPPVPQRNSYDLFFESACISVKGLPPKLAAEAKSRISQIITEFEIRAISEMEEQERKMRAQTRMDNASGVVYEFRPCS, encoded by the exons ATGTGGAGCACATCGAATGCGTATGAGAAGACGACCACTGAAAATGAGGACAGCGAAGTGCATGAAGATACGTACATTAAGGAAGAAGATCACATAGAG cAGCCCGAGAGGAAAAGTTCGCAGCTCATCAAGCGAAACAACATAGCACTACGGAGAAACCAGTTACCCTATTTAAGACCTATGCCGCAGAACCGCCAGGAACTTGTTAAGAGCATCGAACAAGATCGTGAACTTCTGGCGGCGTACTTCAAAAGATTGAGCTCCCAGCGAGATGAAGTCACTTCACCAGAAGCAGCTCCACCGGCAGCTGAACCGCCTGTGCCTCAAAGGAATAGCTACGATCTATTCTTTGAGAGCGCCTGCATCAGTGTCAAAGGTTTGCCACCCAAACTGGCGGCGGAAGCCAAGAGCCGCATCTCCCAGATTATTACCGAGTTCGAAATCCGCGCCATCTCAGAaatggaggagcaggagcgcAAAATGCGGGCGCAGACCAGAATGGATAATGCGTCCGGGGTTGTCTACGAGTTTCGTCCCTGCTCGTAA
- the LOC6537733 gene encoding phosphoglycerate mutase 2: MVFFSLLFFCFLFLVEASRASATGPRFNRIRTVSSSQFMTKTNRLVILRHGESDFNIENKFCGWHDAPLSDFGVQEALTVAIPALSQSQLEFDVVYSSVLSRSRQTAELILSKLNCAYVPIKEDWRLCERHYGNLTGCRKRTVADRYGEEQVQAWRRGYDCVPPFIEESNRYFYTICSNPIFDDVPRGEFPLAESLHMCVDRVKPVWKEVRREVLKGSRVLMCVHGTVARALVQHIEGISNEAIEKVNIPNCVPRVYEFDLSTGGLVGAAINLGDQEYIRRKTAQVAAIGD, translated from the exons atggtttttttttctctcctttttttttgttttttgtttttggtcgAGGCTTCGCGGGCTTCCGCCACTGGACCGCGCTTCAATCGCATCCGGACGGTGTCGAG CTCCCAATTTATGACGAAGACAAATCGCTTGGTGATTTTGAGGCATGGCGAAAGTGATTTCAACATAGAGAACAAATTCTGCGGCTGGCATGATGCGCCATTGAGTGATTTCG GCGTGCAGGAGGCCCTGACTGTGGCGATTCCAGCACTCTCCCAATCCCAGTTGGAATTCGACGTAGTCTACTCATCCGTATTGAGCAGATCCCGTCAAACGGCCGAACTGATTCTCTCCAAGTTGAACTGCGCCTACGTGCCCATAAAGGAGGATTGGCGACTGTGCGAACGGCACTACGGAAATCTGACAGGTTGCCGGAAACGAACCGTAGCCGATCGCTATGGCGAGGAGCAGGTTCAGGCGTGGCGACGTGGATACGACTGCGTACCGCCGTTCATTGAGGAGAGCAATCGGTACTTCTACACCATTTGCAGCAATCCCATATTCGATGATGTTCCTCGCGGCGAGTTCCCCCTCGCGGAATCCCTACACATGTGCGTCGATCGGGTGAAGCCCGTGTGGAAGGAGGTCAGGCGGGAGGTGCTCAAAGGCTCCCGGGTACTGATGTGCGTCCACGGAACTGTGGCGCGTGCCCTCGTCCAGCACATTGAGG GAATCTCCAACGAGGCCATCGAGAAGGTTAACATTCCAAATTGTGTGCCACGCGTTTACGAGTTCGATTTGAGTACGGGAGGCTTGGTTGGAGCTGCCATCAATCTGGGGGATCAGGAGTACATCAGACGGAAGACAGCCCAGGTGGCAGCCATTGGTGACTGA
- the LOC6537732 gene encoding carbonic anhydrase 15, with product MHFPAFDDFYQRLLFLLPFAANFRSTDFDYKSPERWPEKYPHCGGSEQSPIAISRHKVISLSLPPLVFALYDEFFDELVTVKNSGHTVEFQVPTTIYGVRPYVTGGLLQDCYDAEAVHFHWGSPESKGSEHVLNGRRHDLEMHIVHRNTKYLNLQEAFRYRDGVTVLAVLFKVVRSGPIFYQPGLTEIFHSLLHLGNFNATYTVQERLTLGSLLGSLDRGNFYTYKGSLTTPPCSPVVQWHVFGEVLPISHQDLPKFWNIRDERGRPLLKNFRPLQSQENRAIFHRQHTVPLQQEHLQELIWL from the exons ATGCACTTTCCGGCTTTTGATGACTTCTATCAGCGActtctgtttctgctgcccTTCGCCGCAA ATTTCAGGTCGACTGACTTCGACTACAAGTCCCCGGAGAGGTGGCCGGAAAAATACCCACATTGTGGTGGATCCGAACAGTCGCCCATTGCGATTAGTAGACACAAGGTGATATCCCTTAGCTTGCCACCTTTGGTGTTTGCGCTTTATGATGAGTTCTTTGATGAGCTGGTGACAGTTAAGAATAGTGGACACACAG TGGAATTTCAGGTTCCAACGACCATCTATGGCGTGAGACCATACGTAACTGGAGGACTCTTGCAGGACTGCTACGATGCGGAGGCCGTGCACTTCCATTGGGGATCGCCCGAGAGCAAGGGCTCGGAGCACGTGCTCAATGGACGCAGACATGATCTGGAAATGCACATAGTCCACCGGAACACTAAGTATCTAAACCTTCAGGAGGCTTTCAGGTACCGTGATGGCGTTACTGTACTGGCGGTGCTCTTTAAGGTTGTTCGG TCGGGACCCATTTTTTATCAACCCGGACTCACTGAAATATTTCATTCCCTTCTCCATTTGGGCAACTTTAATGCCACCTACACTGTGCAGGAACGGCTCACCCTTGGATCCTTGCTGGGAAGCCTGGACAGGGGCAACTTCTACACGTACAAGGGCTCCCTGACGACCCCGCCATGCTCACcggtggttcagtggcatgTGTTCGGTGAGGTCCTTCCCATTTCGCACCAGGATCTGCCGAAGTTCTGGAACATTCGAGATGAGCGCGGTCGGCCGTTGCTAAAGAACTTTCGGCCACTACAATCGCAGGAGAATCGCGCGATCTTCCACCGTCAACATACAGTGccgctgcagcaggagcacctGCAAGAACTGATATGGTTATAG
- the LOC6537739 gene encoding uncharacterized protein LOC6537739, translating into MSPLLPLASLIILANLVAARPYSYGPRAEAPPTRLANRIVVQSPSLDNLYMDYVVTSKPLNLRKYNQNGSKTKKTKKDSKIYYIPVPPLPFRHIPGIGLDYQPMKINPILQESENTTRKTTTLRPPTTTSGPNLNHRNPSKVLRVQHLKDYYFNGRPHRLQVAHADKKSGLTALNLKSNFYYNKNIIY; encoded by the coding sequence ATGTCTCCGCTGCTTCCACTGGCATCTCTAATCATCTTGGCCAATTTGGTGGCAGCTCGACCCTATTCCTATGGTCCACGGGCAGAAGCGCCTCCCACGAGATTGGCCAACCGGATTGTGGTGCAGTCGCCCTCGCTGGACAACTTGTACATGGACTACGTGGTCACATCGAAGCCGCTGAATCTGCGCAAGTACAACCAGAACGGCAGTAAGacgaaaaaaacgaaaaaggactcgaaaatatattacatacCCGTACCCCCACTGCCCTTCCGACACATACCCGGCATCGGCTTGGACTATCAGCCGATGAAAATCAATCCCATCCTTCAAGAGTCGGAGAACACAACAAGGAAGACCACAACGTTGCGCCCACCGACGACGACATCTGGCCCCAATCTGAACCATCGGAATCCGAGTAAAGTACTTCGAGTGCAGCACCTCAAGGATTACTACTTCAATGGGCGTCCACATCGACTGCAGGTGGCCCATGCCGATAAGAAGTCCGGACTGACGGCCCTTAACCTGAAGTCCAACTTTTACTAtaacaaaaacattatttattag
- the LOC6537734 gene encoding uncharacterized protein LOC6537734 yields MGNHMWSIVLMLLVLEQLVAESVAANLVQLVKKQSQQKQVQSSQQGQQTGQQQPQGQQIHTQQYVQDALGEQQDLKSEDEEEQDPYQLLQESKQESRLPNSANYPWSPYAAPQGNPYEAMPKMLPFIGYAQPVLIPFPLYLAPDMFYPAFSGASNDLEDVVMSRASGGRRPGANHASPARNSPIYYVRLPPTPYMFLPNMPTSPFGGGFSPLLTYQPMPSFSAYGSVFNLPVNFLANGKPTGVYQVNGSPGEAMGSLTPGLGGGGYGMRPPTPSNPYRPMSSPSMGSYGGTQQSFGLASMPVPQQDSKLTSLKRPFVFNGRPEDIYILPNNLSPLYNEQSYY; encoded by the coding sequence ATGGGTAACCACATGTGGAGCATCGTAttgatgctgctggtgctggagcAACTAGTGGCCGAATCCGTGGCAGCCAATCTCGTCCAGCTCGTGAAGAAGCAGAGCCAACAGAAGCAGGTCCAATCCTCGCAGCAAGGACAGCAGACAGGACAACAACAGCCGCAAGGACAGCAGATCCACACGCAGCAGTATGTCCAGGACGCATTGGGTGAGCAACAGGATTTGAAATcggaggatgaggaggagcaAGATCCCTACCAGCTGCTGCAGGAGTCGAAACAGGAGTCGCGTTTGCCCAACTCTGCCAACTATCCGTGGAGTCCGTATGCCGCACCGCAGGGCAATCCCTACGAGGCCATGCCCAAGATGCTGCCCTTCATTGGCTATGCCCAGCCAGTGCTCATCCCATTTCCGCTCTACCTGGCTCCGGACATGTTCTATCCCGCCTTTTCTGGTGCCAGCAACGACCTCGAGGATGTGGTGATGTCTAGAGCCTCCGGTGGTCGACGTCCTGGTGCCAATCACGCGTCACCAGCTCGCAATTCACCCATCTACTACGTAAGACTGCCGCCCACGCCCTATATGTTTTTGCCCAATATGCCAACGTCTCCATTTGGCGGAGGATTCTCACCTCTGCTGACCTACCAGCCCATGCCTTCATTCTCCGCCTACGGTTCCGTTTTCAACTTGCCCGTCAACTTTCTGGCCAACGGAAAGCCCACAGGAGTCTATCAAGTAAATGGATCCCCGGGCGAGGCAATGGGATCCTTGACACCTGGCTTGGGTGGCGGTGGATATGGTATGCGACCGCCAACGCCTAGTAATCCTTACCGACCCATGTCGTCGCCATCGATGGGTAGTTACGGGGGCACGCAGCAGAGCTTTGGACTCGCCTCCATGCCGGTTCCTCAGCAGGACTCCAAGCTGACATCCCTGAAGCGTCCCTTCGTGTTCAACGGTCGTCCCGAGGACATCTACATCCTGCCGAACAACTTGAGTCCGCTCTACAACGAACAGAGCTACTACTGA
- the LOC26534565 gene encoding protein suppressor of variegation 3-7, which yields MSFSENTSDSEWKASKEKVQRTAKQSLKRDKEQRTLKPKYNQKFCEKWLKIFDPWLRRAAEDPNKPFCRACQCTMDCNRCHLVRHERTTKHKRNLEALLTKGEGAALQEFRIRQQRSKYYHQRKLVVIEPMAENLELETSSPPEPIPIVAVADQSCSSAAIEKVTVPKQELLSETETTTKVTEPSSIHANRSDCSSSASKQEGIKLLRQIHQDKNELMESFRELMGSQRTQSHTPPPKEKNHVDLFFESVSSSVKALSPKLVAEAKMRVSQLICELELRGLSEASQTDALNPNPHANESLVLRPS from the exons ATGAGCTTCTCGGAAAACACCTCCGATTCGGAATG GAAGGCGAGCAAGGAGAAAGTACAACGGACGGCTAAGCAATCATTAAAGCGGGACAAGGAGCAGAGAACTCTGAAGCCCAAATACAACCAGAAATTCTGCGAAAAGTGGCTCAAGATTTTCGATCCGTGGCTCCGACGGGCGGCCGAGGATCCCAACAAGCCCTTCTGCCGCGCCTGCCAGTGCACCATGGACTGCAATCGATGCCACCTGGTGCGTCACGAGCGAACCACCAAGCACAAGCGCAATCTGGAGGCACTGCTCACGAAGGGTGAAGGCGCGGCGCTCCAGGAGTTCCGGATTCGCCAGCAGCGTAGCAAGTACTATCACCAGCGTAAATTGGTGGTGATCGAGCCCATGGCTGAGAACCTCGAGTTGGAGACGTCTTCTCCTCCAGAACCTATCCCCATTGTGGCCGTTGCAGATCAAAGCTGCTCTTCTGCAGCCATAGAGAAGGTTACAGTACCCAAACAGGAGCTCTTGTCAGAGACAGAGACCACAACAAAGGTGACCGAACCCTCGTCAATTCATGCCAATCGCAGTGACTGCTCCTCTTCCGCCTCTAAGCAGGAGGGCATAAAGTTATTAAGGCAGATTCACCAGGACAAAAACGAGCTCATGGAATCCTTTCGAGAGCTCATGGGAAGCCAGAGAACACAAAGTCACACACCGCCGCCCAAGGAGAAGAATCATGTGGATCTGTTTTTCGAAAGCGTTAGTTCCAGCGTTAAAGCCCTCTCGCCAAAGTTGGTGGCGGAAGCCAAGATGCGGGTATCGCAGTTGATCTGTGAACTCGAGCTACGCGGCCTCAGTGAAGCCAGTCAAACGGACGCACTGAATCCAAACCCTCACGCTAATGAATCCCTCGTACTCCGCCCGTCATGA
- the LOC6537730 gene encoding uncharacterized protein LOC6537730: protein MAGKLKVCIIGAEGWGSAIAAAVSNNVLEGDFDSRVHLYVYDEMIRDTALSEIINTRHENVKYLPGIKLPNNLIAVNDLLEAAQNADILVFSTPQEFVQSYCNILSGNVKESAFAVSMTKGLMSENGEGIGLVSHAINESLGIPCYSMMSAHSAMEMAQGKLCEVTIGCSDDSHAKLLIAAMQTNNCRVISVNDVDGVELCGTLTDVVALGAGFIDGMRLGENARLAAIHLGIKEMMRFIKTFFPSTKMSTFYESCGVANTVASSFVDKNVTFAKSLITSGQTIEEIEASLHSGRKILGPIVASDVYAFLESELMQHEFPLFTAIHLICQSEAPPELMIEALRNHPDLSNSSISYLLNHEKKELNTDQGLPELRTALDKILAEAGNENVKKLKVMDDWTEVNEYDVEETFERQVASQDSSPENEIMPNRLSVQAARLYNDIRDGNVGVAFRMDIDEGDRHVRLLLEKEGVLSSYADKSAVSSRLTAGQEDDNARLGHGHSTNTSDHMISKGIPSGLTTNETPDVLDLSSESEPLQSSKLDGQLMEDAESNFSERLKVDQLKEQIDKQEAANTKAQENLIKSIRQTIQALGDKDKMENLIAKSKMEEDPFQLKNQVEAETLELKSQMEEEAFEPKNQTEEEPFQSKLDEESAQERGLMDEENVQLESQMQDESSLLKSSTDNSEFVGHNAEEEQSIEEPTENQYKLRSEADNLKTLMFTDSEENLESEKHIEMKLQDEHDFDLDEEPAIGKKDRTYTKENLELEELLEWQKLKKPDGDHQLYSSAELEDSTAVENQPRFPIEHDDRLQDMDSYQQKELVQVRAENKEISGAEREKEMNLVGEQRRDQNQDEVNLRQHNDMKADDTVHHEWDWLMNNEKIDSDEQKMFAHERMETLSESDQDKLQNLNHQLKEALQHDLDVMSASRSNESNDVLSEEDFNPKAAKKITEQPGNPTPTQIPAVPLPVVVPRKQSQIREGSPQFQNQPKSVPPPSPKTKPHAPVEFGNMDEVMDLNESASERKVPTGKKISKTEAVIEPVARDVSIAEPTESLHTKEETSPAKQRVPESKRKQKSGSRKTSSDADRSQASQETEKHRQTTEHQKAQLEKVGKKISVMRRGQDRRVSYKGHNPFSSEPDLESRPPMDTSFEKDKTGDYQELGHQRRKVVVTPPFHPPINPRVRIPRPPFDGRDHEFHTMTTTPVARHLAPAQKWSSLPTTLKRNRPSLVATIQVKHFNALPSQAMPSPILKMPMGVPRTPTFSKILCALQLGLLASYLACRKD from the exons ATGGCCGGAAAGCTAAAAGTATGCATCATTGGGGCTGAGGGCTG GGGCTCGGCCATTGCCGCCGCCGTGAGCAACAATGTCTTGGAGGGAGACTTCGACAGCCGGGTGCATTTATATGTCTACGATGAAATGATTCGGGACACTGCCTTATCGGAGATCATTAACACTCGTCACGAGAATGTCAAGTATCTGCCTGGGATCAAGCTGCCCAATAACCTG ATCGCTGTAAATGATCTTTTGGAAGCTGCCCAGAACGCAGATATCTTGGTATTTTCCACGCCGCAGGAGTTCGTTCAATCCTACTGCAACATTCTGTCTGGTAATGTTAAGGAATCTGCCTTTGCCGTCTCCATGACCAAAGGCTTGATGAGCGAGAATGGCGAGGGGATTGGGCTCGTATCGCACGCCATCAACGAGAGTCTGGGTATCCCGTGCTACTCCATGATGTCCGCACATAGTGCCATGGAGATGGCTCAGGGGAAGCTGTGTGAGGTGACCATTGGATGCAGCGATGATTCTCATGCCAAGCTGCTGATCGCTGCCATGCAAACCAATAACTGCAGAGTTATTTCTGTTAATGACGTTGATGGGGTGGAGCTTTGTGGAACGCTCACAGACGTCGTTGCCTTGGGAGCGGGTTTCATCGATGGAATGCGTCTAGGCGAGAACGCCCGGTTGGCTGCCATCCACTTGGGCATCAAGGAAATGATGCGGTTCATTAAGACGTTCTTTCCCTCAACCAAAATGTCCACATTCTATGAGAGCTGTGGCGTGGCCAACACGGTAGCTTCAAGCTTTG TCGATAAAAATGTGACATTTGCCAAAAGCTTAATAACATCAGGCCAAACCATTGAAGAAATTGAAGCTAGCCTACACAGTGGCCGCAAGATTTTGGGTCCTATTGTGGCCAGTGATGTATATGCATTTCTGGAGAGTGAGCTTATGCAACACGA ATTTCCGCTTTTCACGGCCATTCATTTAATATGTCAAAGCGAAGCTCCGCCGGAACTAATGATAGAGGCACTCAGAAACCATCCAGATCTAAG CAATTCATCTATTTCATATTTACTAAACCATGAAAAGAAAGAACTAAATACGGACCAAGGCCTGCCCGAACTGAGGACGGCTTTGGATAAGATACTGGCCGAGGCGGGGAACGAAAACGTTAAGAAGCTCAAGGTGATGGACGACTGGACAGAAGTAAACGAATATGACGTCGAGGAGACGTTCGAGCGACAAGTGGCGTCACAGGATTCCTCCCCTGAAAACGAAATTATGCCAAACCGTCTGAGTGTCCAAGCTGCCCGGCTTTATAATGACATTCGGGACGGTAATGTTGGGGTGGCCTTTAGAATGGACATAGATGAAGGCGATCGCCATGTGCGGCTCTTGCTGGAGAAGGAAGGCGTATTGTCTAGCTATGCAGACAAGTCTGCAGTTTCATCCAGATTGACTGCAGGCCAAGAAGATGACAATGCCAGGCTGGGACATGGGCACTCAACAAACACTTCCGATCATATGATTAGCAAAGGCATTCCCAGTGGCTTGACTACGAACGAAACGCCTGATGTCCTGGATTTGAGTTCCGAATCCGAACCACTGCAATCGTCTAAGCTAGACGGCCAGCTGATGGAAGATGCAGAGTCAAATTTCTCAGAGCGTTTAAAAGTGGATCAACTGAAAGAGCAGATTGATAAACAAGAAGCGGCCAATACTAAAGCCCAAGAAAATCTTATAAAATCTATAAGGCAAACTATTCAGGCTCTTGGTGATAAagataaaatggaaaatttaatagCTAAAAGCAAAATGGAGGAGGACCCTTTTCAACTAAAAAACCAAGTTGAAGCGGAGACTTTGGAATTGAAAAGCCAAATGGAAGAGGAAGCTTTTGAACCAAAAAATCAAACAGAAGAGGAACCTTTCCAAAGTAAATTAGATGAGGAATCTGCTCAAGAAAGAGGCCTAATGGACGAAGAAAATGTTCAGCTTGAAAGCCAAATGCAAGACGAGTCTAGCCTATTGAAAAGTTCCACAGATAATTCCGAATTTGTTGGACACAACGCTGAGGAAGAGCAATCCATTGAAGAACCAACCGAAAACCAGTATAAACTAAGATCAGAAGCTGATAACCTTAAAACACTAATGTTCACCGATTCCGAGGAGAACCTGGAGTCCGAAAAGCACATTGAAATGAAACTTCAAGACGAACACGATTTTGATCTGGATGAGGAGCCCGCTATAGGGAAAAAAGACCGTACTTACACCAAAGAGAACTTGGAGCTCGAAGAGCTCCTTGAGTGGCAGAAATTAAAGAAACCAGATGGAGACCATCAACTTTATTCTTCAGCGGAACTGGAGGATTCGACAGCCGTTGAAAACCAGCCAAGGTTCCCCATAGAGCACGATGATAGGTTGCAGGATATGGATAGCTATCAGCAAAAGGAACTCGTTCAAGTAAGGGCTGAGAATAAAGAGATTAGCGGAGCCGAACGCGAAAAGGAAATGAACTTGGTTGGCGAGCAACGGCGGGATCAAAATCAAGATGAGGTCAACTTGCGCCAGCACAATGATATGAAGGCTGACGACACTGTCCACCACGAGTGGGATTGGCTAATGAACAATGAAAAGATCGATTCCGACGAGCAGAAGATGTTTGCCCACGAAAGGATGGAAACTCTTAGCGAGTCTGACCAGGATAAGCTGCAAAATCTTAACCATCAACTAAAGGAAGCCTTGCAGCATGATTTGGATGTGATGTCGGCTAGCAGGAGTAATGAATCAAATGATGTGCTCTCCGAGGAGGACTTCAATCCCAAAGCGGCTAAGAAAATTACGGAACAACCAGGAAACCCCACTCCCACCCAAATCCCCGCAGTTCCCTTGCCAGTAGTAGTACCTAGGAAACAATCCCAGATCCGCGAGGGCAGTCCACAGTTCCAGAATCAACCTAAATCTGTTCCACCACCCtcgccaaaaaccaaaccacaTGCACCCGTCGAATTTGGGAACATGGACGAAGTCATGGATCTGAATGAGTCGGCTTCGGAACGAAAGGTCCCTACGGGtaagaaaatatcaaaaactgAGGCGGTGATTGAGCCAGTCGCTAGGGATGTCTCCATTGCGGAGCCAACTGAGTCGTTGCACACCAAAGAGGAAACTTCACCAGCTAAGCAGAGGGTGCCGGAAAgcaaaaggaaacaaaaaagtggctCAAGAAAAACATCTAGTGATGCGGATCGCAGTCAGGCATCGCAAGAAACCGAGAAGCATCGGCAAACTACAGAACACCAGAAGGCACAACTCGAAAAAGTGGGTAAGAAGATCAGCGTTATGCGAAGAGGTCAGGATCGTCGGGTTAGCTACAAGGGTCACAACCCCTTCAGCAGTGAACCGGACCTAGAGTCTAGGCCACCGATGGACACCAGCTTTGAAAAGGACAAAACTGGCGACTACCAGGAACTTGGCCATCAGCGTCGCAAAGTAGTCGTGACGCCGCCCTTCCATCCGCCTATCAATCCTAGAGTACGCATACCACGACCACCTTTCGATGGACGGGATCACGAGTTCCACACGATGACTACAACGCCGGTGGCCAGACACCTTGCTCCGGCACAGAAGTGGTCGTCTCTGCCCACGACTCTAAAGCGGAATCGCCCCTCCCTGGTTGCCACCATACAGGTCAAACACTTTAACGCTCTGCCCAGTCAGGCGATGCCGAGCCCCATATTGAAGATGCCGATGGGAGTTCCGCGCACGCCCACGTTTTCAAAGATCCTCTGCGCATTGCAGTTGGGTTTGCTGGCCTCCTATCTCGCTTGCAGGAAGGACTAA